From the Caballeronia sp. NK8 genome, one window contains:
- a CDS encoding ferritin-like domain-containing protein, whose product MHTNSTHVMPWRIEDIDLTRIDRQKAASNEHLLLLLCACSFIESGTDLYTSNLSKYFHDDPEISAWLNNEWEPEEMQHGRALKTYINHVWPEFDWDTAFRNFFAEYSLTCSYEEFEKKRALEMVARCVVETGTATLYRAINDCSDEPVLKEITDNIRTDEVRHYKHFFHFFKKWNKIEGNGRMAVLGALVRRVMELKSEDSEIALRHVFAIRYPERAQDVEYNRELSARVNALVRRNLSADQAIKMLLKPLDLPARIQPGVHYPLSKMTQLFFR is encoded by the coding sequence ATGCACACAAACAGTACCCATGTGATGCCGTGGCGCATCGAAGACATCGATCTCACGCGGATCGATCGCCAGAAGGCGGCATCCAACGAGCATCTTCTCTTGTTGTTGTGCGCCTGCTCGTTCATCGAGAGCGGCACAGATCTTTATACGAGCAATCTCAGCAAGTATTTTCATGACGACCCCGAGATTTCGGCGTGGCTCAACAATGAGTGGGAGCCCGAAGAGATGCAGCACGGCAGGGCGCTCAAGACGTACATCAATCACGTGTGGCCCGAGTTCGACTGGGACACGGCGTTCAGGAACTTCTTCGCCGAATACTCGCTGACCTGCTCGTACGAGGAGTTCGAGAAGAAGCGCGCGCTCGAGATGGTGGCGCGCTGTGTCGTCGAGACGGGAACGGCCACGCTTTATCGCGCGATAAACGACTGCTCGGATGAACCGGTGCTGAAAGAGATCACGGACAACATCCGCACGGACGAAGTGCGCCACTACAAGCATTTTTTCCACTTTTTCAAGAAGTGGAACAAGATCGAGGGCAATGGCCGCATGGCCGTGCTCGGCGCGCTCGTGCGGCGCGTGATGGAACTCAAGAGCGAGGATTCGGAGATCGCGCTGCGGCACGTCTTCGCCATTCGTTATCCTGAGCGTGCACAGGATGTGGAATACAACCGCGAGCTGTCCGCGCGCGTGAATGCGCTCGTGCGGCGCAATCTGTCGGCCGATCAGGCGATCAAGATGCTGCTCAAGCCGCTCGATCTGCCCGCGCGCATCCAGCCGGGCGTGCACTATCCGCTCTCAAAGATGACGCAGTTGTTCTTCCGTTGA
- a CDS encoding DEAD/DEAH box helicase encodes MSFDSLGLSEPLLRAVNELGYSSPTPIQLQAIPAVLKGGDLLAGAQTGTGKTAGFTLPILQRLSQLAPAAAGAKRPVRALILTPTRELAAQVEESVRAYGKYLKLKSTVMFGGVGINPQIDALRRGVDIVVATPGRLLDHMQQKTIDVSQLEILVLDEADRMLDMGFIHDIKRVLARLPAKRQNLLFSATFSDEIKALADSLLDSPALIEVARRNTTAEKVDQKIHPVDRDRKRELLTHLIRGNNWFQVLVFTRTKHGANRLAEQLGKDGISALAIHGNKSQSARTRALAEFKDQTLQVLVATDIAARGIDIDQLPHVVNFDLPNVPEDYVHRIGRTGRAGAEGEAVSLVCVDEHQLLKDIERLIKRPIPSEVIPGFEPDPNAKPEPIQRRSQGRGQGQGQGQGQGRQAPRNGEARREGGRPNGDARGARPANGGNGGKAGAQPSRDARNAGKPNVSANPAPRRAESAPTNHAANSRKPAPTGNPGALLGGRRDAQRSGTRSR; translated from the coding sequence ATGTCTTTTGATTCACTTGGTCTGTCCGAACCCTTGCTTCGCGCGGTCAACGAACTCGGCTATTCCAGCCCCACTCCGATTCAGCTCCAGGCGATTCCCGCCGTCCTGAAAGGCGGCGACCTGCTCGCGGGCGCGCAGACCGGCACGGGCAAGACCGCCGGTTTCACGCTGCCGATCCTGCAGCGCCTGTCGCAACTCGCTCCCGCCGCCGCTGGCGCCAAGCGCCCGGTGCGCGCGCTGATCCTCACGCCGACGCGCGAACTCGCCGCGCAGGTCGAGGAAAGCGTGCGCGCGTACGGCAAATACCTGAAGCTCAAGTCGACGGTGATGTTCGGCGGCGTCGGCATCAATCCGCAGATCGACGCGCTGCGCCGTGGCGTCGATATCGTCGTGGCGACGCCGGGACGTCTGCTCGATCACATGCAGCAAAAGACGATCGACGTTTCGCAGCTCGAAATTCTCGTGCTCGACGAAGCCGACCGCATGCTCGACATGGGCTTCATCCACGACATCAAACGCGTGCTCGCGCGCCTGCCGGCGAAGCGTCAGAACCTGCTGTTCTCGGCCACGTTCTCCGACGAAATCAAGGCGCTCGCCGACAGCCTGCTCGACTCGCCCGCGCTCATCGAAGTCGCGCGGCGCAATACCACGGCCGAAAAGGTCGACCAGAAGATTCACCCGGTCGATCGCGATCGCAAGCGCGAGTTGCTCACGCATCTGATCCGCGGCAACAACTGGTTCCAGGTGCTCGTCTTCACGCGCACGAAGCACGGCGCGAACCGCCTCGCCGAACAGCTCGGCAAGGATGGCATCAGCGCGCTCGCGATTCACGGCAACAAGAGCCAGTCGGCCCGCACGCGCGCGCTGGCCGAATTCAAGGATCAGACGCTGCAGGTGCTGGTCGCGACCGATATCGCGGCGCGTGGCATCGACATCGATCAACTGCCGCACGTCGTCAACTTCGATCTGCCGAACGTGCCGGAAGACTACGTGCACCGCATCGGCCGCACGGGGCGCGCGGGCGCGGAAGGCGAAGCCGTCTCGCTGGTGTGCGTCGACGAGCATCAGCTCCTGAAGGACATCGAGCGCCTCATCAAGCGGCCGATTCCGAGCGAAGTGATTCCCGGCTTCGAACCGGATCCGAACGCGAAGCCGGAGCCGATCCAGCGTCGCAGTCAGGGACGCGGTCAAGGACAGGGGCAAGGGCAAGGCCAGGGGCGTCAGGCTCCGCGCAATGGGGAAGCGCGCCGCGAAGGCGGCCGTCCGAACGGCGACGCACGTGGCGCGCGGCCGGCCAACGGTGGCAATGGAGGCAAAGCGGGCGCCCAACCCTCACGCGATGCACGCAACGCCGGCAAGCCGAACGTGAGCGCGAACCCCGCGCCGCGACGCGCGGAATCGGCGCCGACGAACCATGCCGCGAATTCGCGCAAGCCGGCGCCTACGGGCAACCCCGGCGCGCTGCTCGGCGGCCGACGCGATGCCCAGCGTTCGGGCACGCGCAGTCGCTAA
- a CDS encoding hemolysin III family protein — protein sequence MHAGERFNSISHLIGALLSVAGLATLVTMGALDGDAYKVVSFAVYGAMLCALYIISTLYHWARTPRLKAILQKCDHSAIYLLIAGSYTPYTLVTLRGPWGWSLFGVSWGLAAFGITQELTLGRRTRSVSMVLYVLMGWLALVAVHPLVTALPAAGTAWLVAGGVIYSAGIYFFINDERIRHGHGIWHLFVLAGSLCQFVSVARYVA from the coding sequence ATGCACGCAGGTGAGCGTTTCAACAGCATCAGCCATCTGATCGGCGCGCTGCTGTCGGTGGCGGGGCTCGCGACGCTCGTCACGATGGGCGCGCTCGACGGCGACGCCTACAAGGTCGTCAGCTTCGCGGTGTACGGCGCAATGCTCTGCGCGCTCTACATCATCTCCACGCTGTATCACTGGGCGCGCACGCCGCGCCTGAAAGCGATACTGCAGAAGTGCGACCACTCGGCCATCTACTTGTTGATAGCCGGCAGCTATACGCCGTATACACTGGTGACCTTGCGTGGCCCCTGGGGCTGGTCGCTCTTCGGCGTGAGCTGGGGGCTCGCGGCGTTCGGCATCACGCAGGAACTCACGCTCGGGCGTCGAACCCGCAGCGTGTCGATGGTGCTGTACGTGCTGATGGGATGGCTCGCGCTCGTAGCCGTTCATCCGCTCGTGACGGCGCTGCCAGCCGCGGGAACCGCATGGCTGGTGGCGGGCGGCGTGATTTACAGCGCCGGCATTTATTTTTTCATCAACGACGAGCGCATCCGGCACGGACACGGAATCTGGCATCTGTTCGTGCTCGCAGGCAGCCTGTGCCAGTTCGTGAGCGTCGCGCGCTATGTCGCGTGA
- a CDS encoding MFS transporter — MIRRIVFSSSIGNALEWFDFLVYGYFATVIAKAFFPSHDEWLSTMLAIGTFGISFLMRPLGAIVLGIYGDRKGRKAALTLAILLMMVGTLTMAVMPSYAHIGLAAPLLILLARLVQGFAVGGEFGSATAFMVEHSEARRGYYASWQFASQGLAAIMAAAFGSVLSAWLPQPQLESWGWRIPFVFGLLVGPVGYYIRSHLDETPEFLATRAENKASAPGVSFSNQWLNLLLAVGIVAQSTVGVYVLQLYMPMYAVKQLHLPATASFAVVVLNGGLQFIFSPLMGALSDRFGRIRIMLGTSIFMGVTIYPMFAWLQSHPTIASLVMLQSVAGILKAAYSGPMPALMSEIFPTRVRSTGLSIGYALGVTLFGGFAPTIVEAFIHVTGDKLAPSYYVLLAAVLSGVSLAIVAWRMRAGRRAI; from the coding sequence ATGATCCGTCGTATCGTGTTCTCGTCGTCGATCGGCAACGCGCTCGAGTGGTTCGACTTTCTCGTCTACGGCTATTTCGCCACGGTGATCGCGAAGGCGTTCTTTCCGTCGCACGACGAGTGGTTGTCGACGATGCTGGCCATCGGCACGTTCGGCATTTCGTTCCTGATGCGTCCGCTCGGCGCGATCGTGCTCGGCATCTACGGCGACCGCAAAGGTCGCAAGGCCGCGCTCACACTCGCCATTCTGCTGATGATGGTCGGCACGCTCACCATGGCCGTGATGCCGTCGTACGCGCACATCGGCTTGGCGGCGCCGCTTCTGATCCTGCTTGCGCGGCTCGTTCAAGGCTTCGCGGTCGGCGGCGAGTTCGGCAGCGCGACGGCGTTCATGGTCGAGCACAGCGAAGCGCGGCGCGGCTATTACGCAAGCTGGCAGTTCGCGAGTCAAGGGCTCGCCGCGATCATGGCCGCGGCTTTCGGCTCGGTGCTGAGCGCGTGGCTGCCGCAGCCTCAACTCGAAAGCTGGGGCTGGCGCATTCCGTTCGTCTTCGGTCTGCTCGTCGGCCCGGTGGGCTACTACATCCGTTCGCATCTGGACGAAACGCCGGAATTTCTCGCGACGCGCGCCGAAAACAAAGCGAGCGCGCCCGGCGTCTCGTTCTCGAATCAATGGCTGAACCTGTTGCTGGCCGTCGGCATCGTTGCGCAATCGACGGTCGGTGTGTACGTCTTGCAACTCTATATGCCGATGTATGCCGTCAAGCAGCTTCATCTTCCCGCGACGGCGTCGTTCGCCGTCGTGGTGCTCAATGGCGGACTTCAGTTCATTTTCTCGCCGTTGATGGGCGCGCTCTCCGACCGTTTCGGACGCATTCGCATCATGCTCGGCACGTCGATTTTCATGGGCGTAACGATTTATCCGATGTTTGCGTGGCTGCAGTCACACCCGACGATCGCCTCGCTCGTCATGCTGCAATCGGTCGCGGGCATTCTCAAGGCGGCATATTCCGGTCCGATGCCCGCGCTGATGTCCGAGATCTTCCCGACGCGCGTGCGCTCGACCGGTCTCTCGATCGGCTACGCGCTCGGCGTCACGCTGTTCGGCGGCTTCGCGCCTACGATCGTCGAGGCGTTCATCCACGTCACCGGCGACAAGCTCGCGCCGAGCTATTACGTGTTGCTGGCGGCGGTGCTGTCGGGCGTCTCGCTGGCGATCGTCGCGTGGCGCATGCGCGCGGGGCGGCGCGCGATATAA
- the ggt gene encoding gamma-glutamyltransferase: MTRFNWQNPYPTPRLPVFARNIVSTSHPLAAQAGLRMLWKGGNAVDAAIAAAAAITVVEPVSCGLGGDAFALVWDGKKLHGLNASGVSPAAWNVDYFRRKYGEENGLARQPKRGWDAVTVPGVIAGWEALHAKFGTLPFADLMEPAIEIAERGHAVASIVAYKWAAAVPELKDQPGFADVFMPRGRAPEVSELVRFPGHAKTLRLLAQHGPRAYYEGEIAERIASFAREGGAALTMDDLRNYRADWVEPISKDYRGHTVHEIPPNGQGIAALIALGILDKFDVGTLAVDRIESQHLQIEAMKLAFADVYRYVADPRSMDVTPEQMLDDAYLTERAKLIDPKKATQFDFGMPKAGGTIYMSVADERGMMVSFIQSNYMGFGSGVVVPDTGIALQNRGCGFSMDPKSANVVEGGKRPFHTIIPAFLTQEVDGKREAVMSFGVMGGDMQPQGHLQSVVRMLDYGQQPQAACDAPRWKVNRDFTIDIEATLDPETARALEGFGHTIKSVDDPYMDFGSGQYIWKLDRNDPERGYVAASDSRRDGLAAGF; encoded by the coding sequence ATGACTCGCTTCAACTGGCAAAACCCGTATCCCACGCCGCGCCTGCCGGTGTTCGCCCGCAATATCGTATCGACGTCCCATCCGCTTGCCGCGCAGGCCGGCCTGCGCATGCTCTGGAAGGGCGGCAATGCCGTCGATGCAGCCATCGCCGCGGCGGCCGCCATCACCGTTGTCGAGCCGGTATCGTGCGGCCTGGGTGGCGATGCCTTCGCCTTGGTCTGGGACGGCAAGAAGCTGCACGGTCTGAATGCGTCGGGCGTGTCGCCCGCGGCATGGAACGTCGACTATTTCCGGCGCAAGTACGGCGAGGAGAACGGCCTGGCGCGCCAGCCCAAGCGCGGCTGGGACGCCGTGACCGTGCCGGGCGTGATTGCCGGATGGGAAGCGTTGCACGCGAAGTTCGGCACGCTGCCGTTCGCCGACTTGATGGAACCCGCGATCGAGATTGCCGAGCGTGGTCACGCGGTGGCGAGCATCGTCGCGTACAAGTGGGCGGCGGCGGTGCCCGAGCTCAAGGATCAGCCAGGCTTCGCGGACGTCTTCATGCCGCGCGGCCGCGCGCCCGAGGTGAGCGAACTCGTGCGCTTTCCCGGTCACGCAAAGACCTTGCGGCTGCTCGCGCAGCACGGTCCGCGCGCGTACTACGAGGGCGAAATCGCCGAGCGCATTGCGTCGTTCGCGCGCGAAGGCGGCGCCGCATTGACGATGGACGACTTGCGCAACTATCGCGCGGACTGGGTCGAGCCGATCAGCAAGGACTATCGCGGCCATACGGTGCACGAGATTCCGCCGAACGGGCAGGGCATCGCCGCGCTGATCGCGCTCGGCATTCTCGACAAGTTCGATGTCGGCACGCTCGCCGTCGATCGCATCGAGTCGCAGCATTTGCAGATCGAGGCGATGAAGCTCGCGTTCGCCGACGTCTACCGCTACGTCGCCGATCCGCGCTCGATGGACGTGACGCCCGAGCAGATGCTGGACGACGCGTATCTGACCGAGCGCGCGAAGCTCATCGACCCGAAGAAGGCCACGCAATTCGACTTCGGCATGCCGAAGGCGGGCGGCACCATTTATATGTCGGTGGCCGATGAGCGCGGCATGATGGTGAGCTTCATTCAGTCGAATTACATGGGCTTCGGCTCGGGCGTGGTCGTGCCGGATACGGGTATCGCGCTGCAGAACCGCGGCTGCGGTTTCTCGATGGATCCGAAGTCCGCGAACGTCGTGGAAGGCGGCAAGCGTCCGTTCCATACGATCATCCCCGCGTTTCTCACGCAGGAAGTCGATGGCAAGCGCGAAGCGGTAATGAGCTTCGGCGTGATGGGCGGCGACATGCAGCCGCAGGGCCATCTGCAATCCGTCGTACGTATGCTCGACTACGGCCAGCAGCCGCAGGCCGCGTGCGATGCGCCGCGCTGGAAGGTCAACCGCGACTTCACCATCGATATCGAGGCCACGCTCGATCCCGAAACCGCGCGTGCGCTCGAAGGCTTCGGTCACACGATCAAGTCCGTCGACGATCCTTACATGGACTTCGGCTCGGGCCAGTACATCTGGAAGCTCGATCGCAACGATCCCGAACGTGGTTATGTCGCGGCAAGCGACAGCCGGCGCGACGGTCTCGCCGCCGGCTTCTAA